The following are encoded together in the Ictidomys tridecemlineatus isolate mIctTri1 chromosome 12 unlocalized genomic scaffold, mIctTri1.hap1 SUPER_12_unloc_2, whole genome shotgun sequence genome:
- the LOC144372296 gene encoding mitoregulin-like isoform X18, translated as MADVSERTLQVSVLVAFASGVLVGWQANRLRRRNLDWRKQRLQDKLATTQKKLDLA; from the coding sequence ATGGCGGACGTGTCGGAGAGGACGCTGCAGGTGTCGGTGCTGGTGGCTTTCGCCTCCGGAGTGCTCGTAGGCTGGCAGGCGAACCGGCTAAGGAGGCGCAACCTGGActggaggaagcagaggctgcAGGACAAGCTGGCGACGACGCAGAAGAAGCTGGACCTGGCCTGA